In Vicinamibacterales bacterium, the DNA window TCTCTATCCGCTTTCGCATTAGCACCCGCCGCCCCCCGTCCGAGAATTCCACCGTGTCCATCAGCTGATTGATCAGGAACACGCCGCGGCCGCTCGGCTTGAGCACGTTGTCGCCTTCCAGCGGATTGGGCACGGCCGAGACGTTGAAGCCGGGGCCTGGATCGCGAATGACGATGACCACCTCGCCGCCGACGTCGAAGGTCACCGAACACTGCACGCTCTTGGTCGGATCGCCCTTGCAGCCGTGGCGGATGGCGTTGGCCAGCCCTTCCTGCAGCGCCAGCTCCACCTTCATGACATCGTCTTCCGGCCAGCCCTTGCTGGTGAGGAGCTCGGTGACGCCGTCGCTCACGGTGGTCATGGCCGCCGGATCGGCGGGGATGGTGATGTTGAGCGCGCAGGTGGAGCAGTAGGGGAGCAGCCCGCCCAGCTTCTCGAGGCCGTCGATGGCGACGCGCAGCTCGTCGAGCTTTCGCCGCAGCTCGAGTTGCGTCTCCGCCTGGCGGCGCAGCGCAAGGAGGGCGGCGCGCTGGCCGTCGGTCAGCGTCCGCGGCATGCTGTCGATCACGCAGATGGTGCCGAGCGGATCGCCATCACGGGTGAGCAACGACGCGCCCGCATAGAAGCGGATATGCGGGTCGTTGACCACCATGGGGTTGTCGCGGAAGCGCCCGTCGGTCAGCGTGTCTGGGACGACGAACAGTCCCGGCTGCTGAATGGCATGCGCGCAGAACGAAATATTGCGCGCCGTCTCCTGGATGTCGATGCCAACCTTGGACTTGAACCATTGCCGGTTCTCGTCAACCAGGGTGATCAGTGCGATCGGCGTGCCGCAGACCTGTGACGCCAGCAGCGTCAGGTCGTCGAACACCTGCTCGGGATCGGTGTCGAGCAGGTGGTAGGCGTGCAGCGCCTTGAGCCTGGCCGCTTCGTCAGCAATCATGGCCGTGCCTCACTTCGCCGCAATCAGCGGCTTCACATGCCGGGCGATCTGCTCGTGTGTGGCGAACCACACCCCGGGCCTGCCCTTGATGTATTGGACGAGTTTCTCCAGCATTGCGGTCCGAGACCGGTGACCGGTCATGTGCGGATGCATGGTCAGCAGGAACAGCCCGCCTTCCTCATAGGCGACGTCGAACTCCGACTGGAACACCTCGTAGACGTCGCCGACGGAGGGATTCGAACCGTCGGCATTACTGCCGAAGTACGGCGCGTCGTCCAGGATGCGCTCAATCGGCAACTCCACCACGCCGGTGGGCGCGCCATCCAGCAGCAGTTCATACGCGTCGTCGCTGGCCATCAGGCTGCTGTCGTAGAGGAACCCGGCGGCCTTCACCTGGCCCATGGTCCAGCCGCTGAACTTCCACGAGGGCGCGCGGTAGCCGACAGGGCGCTTGCCGGTCATCTTCGTCAGCGTCTCGATCGACAGGTCGAGCAGGCGCTGTTCCTCCCTCTCGTTGTTCAGCAGCGGCAATCGCTCGTGAATCCACCCATGAACACCGATTTCGTGCTGCGACTTCGCCGACTGGATGTCGGAGATCATTTTGGGATGCAGCATGGCGCTGGCGGCCGGGATGAAGAACGACGCCGGCACCTGCTGGCGATCGAGCATCCGCAGGATGCGCGGGAGGCCGTCCACGGCGCCGTACTCGCCGCGCGAGAGGATCTCGTAGTCCAGGTTGCCGGTCGAGAGGGTCGCCGAGGCGTTGTCCACATCGAACGACAGGCCCACGGCCACGCGCGCGCCATTGGGCCACGCGCCTTTCAGCCGCTTGCCGGCGCTGACGTGGAACATCTGGCTCTTGAGCTGCTCCACCGACAGCCTGGTGCCGGGCAGGGGATCCGGGCGCGCTTCGGTGGCCGCCGGCGTCGGCGGCTGTGCGCATGCGGCCGAGATGGCCAGAATCGACGTGGCGAGAAGTCTGCGCATGATCATCACCCTATCTTTCGAACACGGTCTTGCCGCCGACGATGGTCATCGTGACCTGGGCGTCGCGGAGCCGTGGTTCCGGACAGGTCAGCGGATCTTCGTTGAGCACCACGAAGTCGGCGAGCTTGCCCGGCTCGATCGATCCCTTGTCCTGCTCTTCCATCGTCAGCCACGCGTTGTTGATCGTGGCCAGCCTTATCGCCTGCTCGCGGCTGATGCGCTGATCGGTGCCCAGCACGCCGCCGGTAATCGTGTCTCGCGTCACGAAGTGGTAGATCGTCCACAGCGGCGGATAGGGCACCACCGGCGCGTCGGTGCCCGACGACACCGGCAGGCCCGCCTCGAGGTACATCCTGACGGGCGTGGTGAGGCCGGCCCGTGCCGCGCCCCAGTACTTCACGAGGCTTGGGCCGGCGAGATAGAGGTGGCTCTGCGCGGAGATGGCCAGGCCCATCGCCTTCATCCGCGGCAGGTGGTCGGCTCGGCCGATGAACGCGTGCTCGATCGACCATCGCCTGCCCGCGATCGAGTGTTCGGCGTTGGCCTTCTCATACGCGTTCAGCACCAGGTCGATGGCGGCATCGCCGACGGCATGTGTGGCCACGCGCCAGTCGCTGCGATTGAGCGACATGACGGCGGCGATGAAGCGCTCGGTATCGATGGTCTGGAGGCCGCGGAACGCCTTGTTCTCACCCCACGGCTCTTGGTACGGCTCGCGCATGAGGCCGCCTTCGAAGCCGCCGTCCACGGCGAGCTTGACGCCGCCGACGCGCAGCCACTCGTCGCCGTCGGTGGGGTCGATGCCGGAAATCAGCGGTTCGGCGCCGGCCGGTCCGATCGCCGGCCTGAGCAGGGCGTTGACGCGCATGGTGAGCAGGCCGCGCTTCTGGATCTCCTCGAGCATCCGATAGTCGGCCACCGAAATGCCGGGGTGGCGGACCGTGGTGAGCCCGACGGCGTTGAGCTTCCTGTACTCCGCGACGCGGTCCGCGAGCTGATCGTTCGGGGTGCGCAGCGGCGGCCGCGGCATGGTGACCAGCGCCTTCGCCGTGTCCACGAGCTCGCCGTTCAGGCGTCCGTCGGGGTAGCGCGTGATGCGGCCTCCGGCTGGCTCCGGCGTCGTGATGTCGATGCCCGATCGCGTCAGCGCGGCGGAGTTGAGGATGTACTCGTGCCCGCCGCGAACGAGGATCACCGGATTCGCCGGCGCGATGCGGTCGAGATCGTCGCGCAGCGGCAAGCGCTGCTCCCTGAGCTGCGCCTCGTGCCAGTCGCTGTTGGAAACAAGCACCTCGCCCGGCGCCGCTGATGTCACACGCAACGCGATAGCGTTGGTCACGTCGGCGATGGACCGGGCCCGCGACAGGTCCACGCCGGGGCCGCCACCGGCGCCATGCAGGTGGTTGTCCATCAGGCCGGGCATCAGGGCCTGCCCCCGCAGGTCCACCATGCGCGTGGATGGCGCGGCGATCGCGCGCATTTGCGCGCTCGTCCCAACCGCCATCACCCGCTCTCCCGCGATGGCCACGGCCTCCGCGATCGAGAAGGCCGCGTCCACGGTGATCACCTTGCCGTTGTAGAGCACCACGGTGGGCACCGGAGGTTGCGGCAGTTGCGCGCCCGAAAGCGGCGCGAACAGCAAGATGACGACAACGGTCAGGACGCCTCGGATCACGTCCGAAGAATACCCCGTTCGACTCAGGAGCGGACCCAAGCGGCTGGTTTGGCTTGTGGGCGAGCTGGAGTTGCTCGATCAGTTTTTCGCGCTGGTGACCATCCGCTACGCCGACGGCCTGCGCCTGGATGTGCACGTGGATGCGCAGGCTGCCCGCCGATGGCAACTTCCGCCCGTCGTGTTGCCGGAATTGCTCGAAAATGCAGTGAAGCACGACGAGCTTTCAACCGATAATCCACTGCAGATCGAGGTCCGTCTCGAGGGCGGAAGGCCGCCTCACCGTGACACTTCCGCCGCTGGCGGACGACGGCTCAAACATTGCACAATAGGGGAATCAGGCAATCAATGCGGCGGGTAATGACCTCTCTGGCGCTCACTATCGCCCTGCTGTGTCCTTTGACGGCCGCAGCGCAGACCGCGCCCAGCAACTGCTCGGTGACGTCGCAGAACCTGTATGTTCGCGACGCGCTGAACACGTACTACTACTGGTACCAGTTCCTGCCCTCTTCCACTGCCGTCAACCCGGCGAGCTTCTCGTCGCCGGAGGCGTATCTCGAGGCCGTTCGTCACCGGCCGATCGACAACTCCTACAGCTACATCCAGTCGGCCGCCGCCAATGATGCGTTCTACAGCGACAGCCAGTTCATCGGCTTTGGCTTCGGCAACCAGGTAAGCGGCACCGAGATGCGCGTGCTGCAGGTCTACGACGCGAGTCCGGCACTCGAGGCCGGGCTGTCGCGCGGCGATCGCATTACGCACGTCAACGGGCAGAGCGTCGCGTCGCTGATCGCGGCCGGCACCATCGGGTCGGCGTTTGGCGCGAGTGAGATCGGGGTCACGTCCGAGATCGTGTTTGTCAACACCGCCGGCGAGCAGCGCCAGGCGCGGATGACCAAGCGCCTCGTCACCATTCCGACCGTGTCGCTGACGCGGGTGCTGGACGTGGACGGGCGGAAGGTCGGCTACCTGTTCTTCCGGAACTTCGTGCGCCCCTCTGTGGCCGCGCTCGATGACGCGTTTGCCGCGCTGCGCGCGGCGGGCGCCACCGAACTCGTGCTCGACCTGCGCTACAACGGCGGCGGCCTTGTTGACGTCGCCACGCACCTGGCCAGCCTGATCGGCGGGTCGCGCACCAACGGCCAGGTGATGATGACCTACACGCACAGCGACCGGGCGGCGGTGCTCAACAAGACCACCCGGTTCGAGGACCCCGCTCAGGCGCTGAACCTGCAGCGGCTGGTCGCCATCACCACCCGCGCCTCCGCCTCCGCAAGCGAGTTGGTGATCAACGCGCTCCGCCCGTTCATTCCGGTGACGGTAATCGGCGACACCACCTACGGCAAGCCGGTGGGCCAGTACGGCCTGACCTTCTGCGACAAGGTGCTCGCCGCAGTTTCGTTCACGCTGCGCAACGCGAACAACGAAGGTGATTACTTCGACGGCATCGCGCCGACGTGCGCCGCGCCGGATGACGCGTCCCACCAACTCGGGGACCCGGCCGAGGGCTCGCTGGCCGAGGCCCTGACCTACATTCGCACCGGCAGCTGCAGCGCCAGGGCCGAAGGCGCCGCCCGCGCCATGCGCGCTGCCGCGCCACCGCCGCGATTAACCGGGTGGGCGTCGCTCCTCAACGCTCAGTAGTTCCTGAACTCCCCGGGTATCGACGGGGATTGGCCCAAGATCCTGAAAGAGCTTTACAAGAGGTCAGAAGATCAGAAGAAATTGTCTTAACAACAACTTCTTCCAAGCTCCTGATCTCTTGTTAACCCTCAGTCTCGACCAGTTCGCGGTCGCGCGACTCCGCTGGTGCGGGCGGGGGCGCGCCAGCCACGTCCACTTCCCGGTCGTGCACGAGGCAGTCCGTCAGGTAGTCGTGCGCCGCGCCATCGGGGCGGGCCAGGAACGCTTCGAGCGGCGTCCGCAAGTTCAGATCCTGCTCGCGGGTCTGCAGGCCGGGGAACGTGCCATCGGGCCGCTGCCGCACGTAGCGGGACCAGAAATCGGTGTGCCAGCGGACGAATTGCGTCACGCGCTCGAGGCCGAACGCATCCGCTCCCCAGTGCTCCTTGGCGAGGGTGACATACCGGCGGTAGATCGCCATCCGCTCCTCTCCCGACAGATCGAGGTAGCCCTCGGTGGCTTCGCGAAACAGCCACGGCTTGATCAGCACTCCGCGCGCGCTCATCACTCCCGCGCAGCCCGATCGCGCGCGCGCCTCGGCGATGTCGTGCGGAAAGAGAATGTCGCCGTTGCCCACGACCGGCACCGGCACGGCGGCGACGACGGTGCCGATGGCATCCCAGTCGGCGGCGAACCGGTACCGCGCGTTGCGCGTGCGGCCGTGCACGAAGATCGCATCCGCGCCGCCGTCCACCGCGGCCCGGGCCTGGTCCAGCACGTTGCGCATCTCGTCGTTCCATCCCAGCCGCAGCTTGACGGTCACCGGGACGCGGGTGACGGCCTTCTTCATGGCCTCGACAATGCGGCGGATGCGCGCCGGCTGCCGCCCGAGCGCGGCGCCGATGCCCTTGTGGGTGAAGTGATCGATGGGGCAGCCGCAGTTGAGATCAACGAGGTCGACACCGCGTGATTCGACCAGCGCTGCCGCCCATCCCATCTCCTCCGGGTTGGTGCCGGCGAGCTGCACGCCGAAGAACGGCTCGCCCTCGAACTTGCGAATCAGCGCGAATTCGCCCTTCTTGCGCTGCTTGAGGCGGCGCGCGACCGTCATCTCGCTGATCGTG includes these proteins:
- a CDS encoding ATP-binding protein; protein product: MIADEAARLKALHAYHLLDTDPEQVFDDLTLLASQVCGTPIALITLVDENRQWFKSKVGIDIQETARNISFCAHAIQQPGLFVVPDTLTDGRFRDNPMVVNDPHIRFYAGASLLTRDGDPLGTICVIDSMPRTLTDGQRAALLALRRQAETQLELRRKLDELRVAIDGLEKLGGLLPYCSTCALNITIPADPAAMTTVSDGVTELLTSKGWPEDDVMKVELALQEGLANAIRHGCKGDPTKSVQCSVTFDVGGEVVIVIRDPGPGFNVSAVPNPLEGDNVLKPSGRGVFLINQLMDTVEFSDGGRRVLMRKRIEKDEPAK
- a CDS encoding polysaccharide deacetylase, which produces MRRLLATSILAISAACAQPPTPAATEARPDPLPGTRLSVEQLKSQMFHVSAGKRLKGAWPNGARVAVGLSFDVDNASATLSTGNLDYEILSRGEYGAVDGLPRILRMLDRQQVPASFFIPAASAMLHPKMISDIQSAKSQHEIGVHGWIHERLPLLNNEREEQRLLDLSIETLTKMTGKRPVGYRAPSWKFSGWTMGQVKAAGFLYDSSLMASDDAYELLLDGAPTGVVELPIERILDDAPYFGSNADGSNPSVGDVYEVFQSEFDVAYEEGGLFLLTMHPHMTGHRSRTAMLEKLVQYIKGRPGVWFATHEQIARHVKPLIAAK
- a CDS encoding amidohydrolase — encoded protein: MIRGVLTVVVILLFAPLSGAQLPQPPVPTVVLYNGKVITVDAAFSIAEAVAIAGERVMAVGTSAQMRAIAAPSTRMVDLRGQALMPGLMDNHLHGAGGGPGVDLSRARSIADVTNAIALRVTSAAPGEVLVSNSDWHEAQLREQRLPLRDDLDRIAPANPVILVRGGHEYILNSAALTRSGIDITTPEPAGGRITRYPDGRLNGELVDTAKALVTMPRPPLRTPNDQLADRVAEYRKLNAVGLTTVRHPGISVADYRMLEEIQKRGLLTMRVNALLRPAIGPAGAEPLISGIDPTDGDEWLRVGGVKLAVDGGFEGGLMREPYQEPWGENKAFRGLQTIDTERFIAAVMSLNRSDWRVATHAVGDAAIDLVLNAYEKANAEHSIAGRRWSIEHAFIGRADHLPRMKAMGLAISAQSHLYLAGPSLVKYWGAARAGLTTPVRMYLEAGLPVSSGTDAPVVPYPPLWTIYHFVTRDTITGGVLGTDQRISREQAIRLATINNAWLTMEEQDKGSIEPGKLADFVVLNEDPLTCPEPRLRDAQVTMTIVGGKTVFER
- a CDS encoding S41 family peptidase is translated as MTSLALTIALLCPLTAAAQTAPSNCSVTSQNLYVRDALNTYYYWYQFLPSSTAVNPASFSSPEAYLEAVRHRPIDNSYSYIQSAAANDAFYSDSQFIGFGFGNQVSGTEMRVLQVYDASPALEAGLSRGDRITHVNGQSVASLIAAGTIGSAFGASEIGVTSEIVFVNTAGEQRQARMTKRLVTIPTVSLTRVLDVDGRKVGYLFFRNFVRPSVAALDDAFAALRAAGATELVLDLRYNGGGLVDVATHLASLIGGSRTNGQVMMTYTHSDRAAVLNKTTRFEDPAQALNLQRLVAITTRASASASELVINALRPFIPVTVIGDTTYGKPVGQYGLTFCDKVLAAVSFTLRNANNEGDYFDGIAPTCAAPDDASHQLGDPAEGSLAEALTYIRTGSCSARAEGAARAMRAAAPPPRLTGWASLLNAQ
- a CDS encoding tRNA-dihydrouridine synthase family protein, whose product is MDLREVLTGAVVMAPMTKGSNLPYRRLCVELGARITISEMTVARRLKQRKKGEFALIRKFEGEPFFGVQLAGTNPEEMGWAAALVESRGVDLVDLNCGCPIDHFTHKGIGAALGRQPARIRRIVEAMKKAVTRVPVTVKLRLGWNDEMRNVLDQARAAVDGGADAIFVHGRTRNARYRFAADWDAIGTVVAAVPVPVVGNGDILFPHDIAEARARSGCAGVMSARGVLIKPWLFREATEGYLDLSGEERMAIYRRYVTLAKEHWGADAFGLERVTQFVRWHTDFWSRYVRQRPDGTFPGLQTREQDLNLRTPLEAFLARPDGAAHDYLTDCLVHDREVDVAGAPPPAPAESRDRELVETEG